A stretch of the Staphylococcus sp. NRL 16/872 genome encodes the following:
- the spxA gene encoding transcriptional regulator SpxA, which produces MVTLFTSPSCTSCRKAKAWLQEHDIPYTERNIFSEHLTIDEIKQILKMTEDGTDEIISTRSKTYQKLNVDIDSLPLQDLYSIIQDNPGLLRRPIILDEKRLQVGYNEDEIRRFLPRKVRTFQLQEAQRLVD; this is translated from the coding sequence ATGGTAACATTATTTACTTCACCAAGTTGCACATCTTGCCGTAAAGCGAAAGCATGGTTACAAGAACATGACATTCCGTATACGGAGCGTAACATTTTTTCTGAACATTTAACAATTGATGAAATTAAACAAATTTTAAAAATGACTGAAGATGGTACAGATGAAATTATTTCAACTCGTTCTAAAACATACCAAAAGTTAAACGTGGATATTGATTCTTTACCATTACAAGATTTATATTCTATTATTCAAGATAATCCTGGTCTTTTACGTCGACCAATTATTTTAGATGAAAAACGATTACAAGTTGGTTATAACGAAGATGAGATTAGACGTTTCTTACCAAGAAAAGTTCGTACATTCCAATTACAAGAAGCACAACGTTTAGTAGATTAA
- a CDS encoding competence protein CoiA family protein, whose translation MLVAINQYGERVNATEALKGSKYFCPYCKAELILKQGIKVTTHYAHRSNVHRKCAKAETEKHYYTKFFIANLLKHYGYSVEIEPYCPTIMQYPDILIDSKIVMEIQFSRISFQEIKERSLGFISLDVKVIWIIEDSKYYKGILYLNTFQAYFINHLSRTLITWNNSKQVLYKYSHIQHLEGRKFLAKKEILQMNNIKSDDTVLYCHTFKLSNDKINKYIQQCRRKNSVLEPTLSAMYQLRMTDIDVCNSSGFIFPQQLYIENHPVQWQLQLNLLKYQNKLSKDSLIKYLRFRHFYLNNYDQISITSALIHAYVNESNSS comes from the coding sequence ATGTTAGTAGCAATTAATCAATATGGTGAACGTGTGAATGCCACTGAAGCTTTAAAAGGCAGTAAATACTTTTGTCCTTACTGTAAGGCAGAACTCATTTTGAAACAGGGAATCAAAGTAACCACACATTATGCTCATAGAAGTAATGTTCATAGAAAATGTGCAAAAGCTGAAACTGAAAAACACTATTACACAAAGTTTTTTATCGCAAATTTATTGAAACATTATGGCTATAGTGTAGAAATAGAACCTTATTGTCCAACGATAATGCAGTATCCAGATATTCTTATTGATTCAAAGATTGTTATGGAGATTCAATTTTCGAGAATTAGTTTTCAAGAAATTAAAGAACGATCATTAGGCTTTATAAGTTTAGACGTAAAAGTGATTTGGATAATAGAAGATAGCAAGTATTATAAGGGCATTTTATATCTTAATACATTTCAAGCATATTTTATTAATCATCTCTCTAGAACGCTTATTACATGGAATAATAGCAAGCAAGTATTGTATAAGTATAGTCATATTCAACATTTAGAAGGTAGGAAGTTTTTAGCTAAAAAAGAAATATTACAAATGAACAATATCAAAAGCGATGACACAGTATTATATTGTCATACTTTTAAGCTATCTAACGATAAAATTAATAAATATATTCAGCAATGTCGTCGTAAAAATTCAGTATTAGAACCTACTTTAAGCGCAATGTATCAGCTTAGAATGACTGATATAGATGTCTGTAACTCCTCGGGCTTTATTTTTCCACAACAACTCTACATTGAAAATCATCCAGTTCAATGGCAACTTCAATTGAACCTCCTCAAATATCAAAACAAATTATCGAAAGATTCATTGATAAAATACTTGAGATTTAGACATTTCTATTTGAATAATTACGATCAAATTTCTATTACTTCTGCACTTATACATGCGTATGTTAATGAGTCTAATAGTAGTTAA
- a CDS encoding NAD kinase gives MRYTILSKGDSKSNALKHKMINHMKDFHMVEDAENPEIVISVGGDGTLLQAFHQYSHMLSQVAFVGVHTGHLGFYADWLPHEVEKLIIEITNSEFQVIEYPLLEIIVRYNDNGYETRYLALNEATMKTENGSTLVVDVGIRGKHFERFRGDGLCISTPSGSTAYNKALGGALIHPSLEAMQIAEIASINNRVFRTVGSPLVLPKHHTCLITPVNHDTIRTTIDHVSLKHKNVNGIQFRVANEKVRFARFRPFPFWKRVHDSFIESDDER, from the coding sequence ATGCGTTATACGATTTTGTCTAAAGGTGATTCTAAGTCCAATGCATTAAAACATAAGATGATTAACCATATGAAAGATTTCCATATGGTTGAGGATGCTGAGAATCCTGAAATTGTAATATCAGTTGGGGGAGATGGCACCTTATTACAAGCATTTCATCAGTATAGTCATATGTTGTCACAAGTGGCTTTTGTTGGTGTACATACAGGTCATCTTGGATTTTATGCAGATTGGCTACCTCATGAAGTTGAAAAGCTCATTATTGAAATAACTAATTCGGAGTTTCAAGTTATTGAATATCCATTATTAGAAATCATTGTTAGATACAATGATAATGGGTATGAAACACGCTACTTAGCACTGAATGAAGCAACGATGAAAACTGAAAATGGTTCCACATTAGTCGTAGATGTAGGTATCAGAGGTAAACATTTTGAACGTTTTAGAGGAGATGGGTTATGTATTTCAACCCCATCTGGCTCTACTGCATATAACAAAGCATTAGGTGGGGCGCTTATTCATCCTTCGCTTGAAGCAATGCAAATTGCAGAAATAGCATCAATTAATAATAGAGTATTTAGAACGGTAGGTTCACCTTTAGTGTTACCTAAGCACCACACGTGTCTGATAACACCGGTTAACCATGATACGATTCGCACTACGATTGATCACGTTAGTCTCAAACATAAAAATGTGAATGGTATACAATTTAGAGTAGCAAATGAAAAAGTGCGATTTGCACGTTTTCGTCCTTTCCCATTTTGGAAAAGGGTGCATGATTCATTTATTGAAAGTGACGATGAACGATGA
- a CDS encoding RluA family pseudouridine synthase, with product MRFIYDIEHEETLKSFLQRHHYSKKTISAIKLNGALIINKLPVTVRKLMQQNDQLVVELPQEYPSEYLIPSSTPVEVIYEDDYLIIVAKPIQLNSTPSREHPHDSLIERVLYYLNHSSLKQEDEKPSQKNIVPHIVTRLDRNTSGIVIFAKHGHIHHLMSTIDVDKRYICVCYGKTNERDIIEAPIARSDNSIITRKVSSTGKYAKTSYITLKHDNKASLCEVTLHTGRTHQIRVHFDFIGHPLVGDDLYNGSHPTINTQSLQCYKVRFIHPIYNKEIEITIDYKQLEYIYNTL from the coding sequence ATGAGGTTTATATATGATATTGAACATGAAGAAACGCTTAAATCATTCTTGCAACGTCACCATTACTCTAAAAAAACAATTAGCGCCATTAAACTTAATGGCGCTTTAATTATAAATAAATTACCTGTCACTGTGCGTAAATTGATGCAACAAAATGACCAATTAGTTGTTGAGTTACCTCAAGAATATCCTAGTGAATATCTTATTCCCTCTAGTACGCCGGTTGAAGTGATCTATGAAGATGATTATTTAATAATTGTAGCTAAACCTATACAGTTAAATAGTACACCTTCAAGAGAACATCCCCATGATAGTTTAATCGAGCGTGTATTGTATTATCTAAACCATTCTTCTCTTAAGCAAGAAGATGAAAAACCATCACAAAAGAATATTGTACCTCACATTGTGACGCGTTTAGATCGGAATACTAGTGGTATCGTTATTTTTGCTAAACACGGTCACATCCATCATTTGATGTCCACGATAGATGTAGACAAACGCTATATCTGTGTATGTTATGGCAAAACAAATGAGCGAGATATCATTGAAGCACCTATTGCGAGAAGTGATAACAGTATTATTACGAGAAAGGTTTCATCAACAGGTAAATATGCCAAAACTTCGTATATAACTTTGAAACATGACAATAAAGCAAGTTTATGTGAAGTGACATTGCATACAGGTCGTACGCATCAAATTAGAGTGCATTTTGATTTTATTGGTCACCCTTTGGTCGGGGATGACTTATATAATGGAAGTCATCCTACAATTAACACGCAATCTTTACAATGCTATAAAGTCAGATTTATACATCCTATATATAATAAAGAAATTGAAATAACCATTGATTATAAGCAATTAGAATACATATACAATACATTATAA
- the mecA gene encoding adaptor protein MecA produces the protein MRIERVDDTTVKLFITYSDIEARGFSREDLWTNRKRGEEFFWSMMDEINEEEDFVVEGPLWIQVHAFEKGVEVTISKSKNEEAMHMSDEDANEQFEEQVNELLANTLEHEESIEDLFEQRAQQKQSQKGERKQPKTHARLRTIIVKFDNLEQVINYAYHNNQATDEFEDLLYMNESNYYYAIHFDDSVDQETINDSYSQLLEFASPTDRTEVYLNDYAKIIMSHNVTSQVRRYFTDATE, from the coding sequence ATGAGAATAGAACGCGTTGATGATACAACAGTCAAATTGTTTATAACATATAGTGATATTGAAGCACGTGGATTTAGTCGTGAAGATTTATGGACTAATCGCAAACGTGGTGAAGAATTCTTTTGGTCAATGATGGATGAAATCAATGAAGAAGAAGATTTCGTTGTTGAAGGTCCATTATGGATTCAAGTACATGCCTTTGAAAAAGGTGTGGAAGTGACAATTTCTAAATCTAAAAATGAAGAAGCAATGCACATGTCTGACGAAGATGCGAATGAGCAGTTTGAAGAACAAGTAAATGAATTGCTAGCGAATACATTAGAACATGAAGAAAGTATTGAAGATTTATTTGAACAACGTGCCCAACAGAAACAATCTCAAAAAGGTGAGCGTAAACAACCTAAAACTCATGCTCGTTTAAGAACAATCATTGTTAAATTTGATAATTTAGAGCAAGTGATTAACTATGCTTACCATAATAATCAAGCTACAGATGAATTTGAAGATTTATTATATATGAATGAATCAAATTATTATTACGCTATTCACTTTGATGATTCTGTTGACCAAGAAACAATCAATGATAGTTATAGCCAACTATTAGAATTTGCTTCTCCAACTGATAGAACTGAAGTTTATTTAAATGATTACGCTAAGATTATTATGAGCCATAATGTAACGTCACAAGTTCGTCGCTATTTTACAGATGCAACTGAATAA
- a CDS encoding truncated hemoglobin, with translation MSKTPYEIIGETALYDMIDHFYSLVEKDERINHLFPGDFKETSRKQKQFLTQFLGGPKLYTQEHGHPMLKMRHMEFKITSFERDAWLENMHIAITDAHFPAGVGEYLYERLRLTANHMVNS, from the coding sequence ATGTCTAAAACACCGTACGAAATTATAGGCGAAACAGCACTATATGACATGATTGACCATTTTTATTCACTCGTTGAAAAAGATGAACGAATCAATCATTTATTTCCTGGAGATTTCAAAGAAACGAGCAGAAAACAAAAGCAGTTTCTTACCCAATTTCTAGGGGGACCTAAGTTGTATACACAAGAACATGGTCATCCTATGTTAAAGATGCGACACATGGAATTTAAAATAACATCGTTCGAACGTGACGCTTGGCTAGAAAATATGCACATTGCAATTACTGATGCCCATTTTCCAGCTGGCGTTGGAGAATATTTATATGAACGATTACGTCTAACTGCTAATCACATGGTAAATTCCTAA
- the yjbH gene encoding protease adaptor protein YjbH: MAEELKIVDNKSRENANLSPVNKIEIYSFFDPFNTDCFKLSAIISKLRIEYKQYIRIRHILNPSLKVLTKCQAQSTSDFDNIALAYKAAELQGRLRAERFIHLMQNEIIPKRDIITEKMICDCIKNAGLDYDVFKEDLQKNKLTESLKVDLHIAREMEIEHSPSLVFFNEDVHEEGLKVEGLYPYHIYTYIINELMGTPIEKNLPPKIEHYIQKKQLVTMEELLTIYEWPEKLLTKELKKLALQQKVEKLDYPEGEFWQSKMPKM, from the coding sequence ATGGCTGAAGAACTTAAAATTGTAGACAATAAAAGTCGTGAAAATGCAAATCTGTCACCTGTAAATAAAATCGAAATTTATTCATTTTTTGATCCGTTTAATACAGATTGCTTCAAGTTATCAGCGATTATTTCAAAATTACGAATTGAATATAAACAATATATCCGTATTAGACACATTTTAAACCCATCTTTAAAGGTGCTTACCAAGTGTCAAGCGCAAAGTACCTCTGACTTTGATAATATTGCTTTAGCTTATAAAGCAGCAGAACTTCAGGGAAGACTTAGAGCGGAGCGCTTTATTCATTTAATGCAAAATGAAATTATCCCTAAACGAGATATTATTACTGAGAAAATGATTTGTGATTGTATTAAAAATGCTGGTTTAGATTATGATGTGTTTAAAGAAGACTTACAAAAGAACAAGCTAACAGAAAGTTTAAAAGTAGATTTGCATATTGCCCGTGAAATGGAAATTGAACATTCACCTTCACTAGTGTTTTTCAATGAAGATGTACATGAAGAAGGATTAAAAGTTGAAGGATTATATCCTTACCACATTTATACTTACATTATTAATGAACTAATGGGTACGCCTATTGAAAAAAACCTTCCACCAAAAATAGAACACTATATTCAAAAGAAACAACTGGTCACAATGGAAGAGCTACTAACCATATACGAGTGGCCTGAAAAATTACTTACTAAAGAATTAAAAAAACTTGCATTACAGCAAAAAGTTGAAAAACTTGATTACCCTGAAGGAGAGTTTTGGCAATCAAAAATGCCTAAAATGTAA
- a CDS encoding CYTH domain-containing protein, whose product MATNNEIEFKQLLDATTYDKFKVTFFENAEPFTQTNYYIDTPDFKLRDHKSALRIRVKNGTYEMTLKVPAQVGLTEYNHMVDIVPTIDLTLTKSELPNDIKTILDDYGVDEHDLSILGALTTHRMETKYQDELLVLDKSEYFDKVDYELEFEVHDYESGLDKFNSLLSEFDLKHQIPKNKVQRFFDYKAQKSKS is encoded by the coding sequence ATGGCTACAAATAACGAAATAGAATTCAAACAATTATTAGATGCTACTACATATGATAAATTTAAAGTTACTTTTTTTGAAAATGCAGAACCATTTACACAAACAAATTATTATATTGATACGCCTGACTTCAAACTACGCGATCATAAATCAGCGTTAAGAATTCGTGTAAAAAATGGCACCTACGAAATGACTCTAAAAGTACCAGCACAAGTTGGTTTAACCGAATATAATCATATGGTAGATATTGTCCCTACTATCGATTTAACACTAACTAAATCTGAGTTGCCCAATGATATAAAAACTATCCTAGATGATTATGGTGTTGATGAACATGACCTTAGTATTCTTGGTGCGTTAACTACACATCGTATGGAAACTAAATATCAAGATGAATTACTCGTATTAGATAAAAGTGAATATTTCGATAAAGTCGATTATGAACTAGAATTCGAAGTGCATGATTACGAAAGTGGATTAGATAAATTCAATTCTCTACTAAGTGAATTCGATTTAAAACATCAAATTCCTAAAAATAAAGTACAGCGCTTTTTTGACTATAAAGCCCAAAAATCCAAATCTTAA
- the opp4C gene encoding oligopeptide ABC transporter permease codes for MKKKRHNNLETVKKASSPTRIALQKFVKNKIAMASLIFLILVAIISIIAPLLAPLPINQQDLLNIKGDMTSQNILGTDSGGRDNFSRLLYAGRVSLTIGLVSTIGMLLIGITIGVVSGYFGGLLDTLLMRITEFVMLFPFLIFAIVLNAALGDKIKNPYGSAIILVVVIIVLSWGGIARLVRGKVMQEKENEYFLAAKSIGTPTYKIILKHLLPNILSVVIVQATLTFAGMIVVESGLSFLGFGISKSIPSWGNMLSDAQEGDIISSKPWIWMPPALMIMFTILSINFVGEGLKDAFNPKGRK; via the coding sequence ATGAAGAAAAAACGACACAATAACTTAGAAACAGTAAAAAAAGCGTCTTCTCCTACTCGAATCGCTTTACAAAAGTTTGTTAAAAATAAAATTGCCATGGCTTCATTAATCTTTTTAATCTTAGTAGCCATCATTTCTATTATTGCACCGTTGTTAGCACCGTTACCAATTAATCAACAAGATTTGTTAAATATTAAAGGTGATATGACTTCGCAAAATATCTTAGGAACTGACTCAGGTGGTAGAGATAATTTCAGTAGATTACTATATGCAGGAAGGGTCTCGCTCACTATTGGATTGGTTTCAACTATTGGTATGTTGCTGATAGGAATAACAATCGGTGTAGTATCAGGGTACTTTGGAGGATTACTTGATACATTATTAATGAGAATTACTGAATTTGTAATGCTTTTTCCATTTTTAATTTTTGCTATCGTTTTAAATGCAGCATTAGGTGACAAAATAAAAAATCCATATGGTTCAGCTATTATATTAGTGGTTGTTATTATTGTTTTAAGTTGGGGAGGCATTGCTAGATTAGTACGAGGAAAAGTCATGCAAGAAAAAGAAAATGAATATTTCTTAGCAGCGAAATCAATAGGTACGCCTACCTACAAAATTATTTTGAAACATTTATTGCCTAATATTTTAAGTGTGGTCATTGTACAAGCTACGTTAACTTTTGCTGGAATGATAGTAGTGGAATCTGGTTTGAGTTTCTTAGGTTTTGGGATAAGTAAATCAATTCCTTCATGGGGGAACATGTTAAGTGATGCGCAAGAAGGGGACATCATCAGTTCTAAACCATGGATATGGATGCCACCTGCATTAATGATTATGTTTACGATATTAAGCATTAACTTTGTTGGTGAAGGACTTAAAGATGCTTTTAATCCTAAGGGTAGAAAATAA
- the trpS gene encoding tryptophan--tRNA ligase codes for METLFSGIQPSGIPTIGNYIGALKQFADVQDDYDCFFCIVDQHAITVPQDKIKLRKQIRQLAAIYLASGIDPDKSTLFIQSEVPAHVQAGWMFTTISSVGELERMTQYKDKAQKRTDGIPAGLLTYPPLMAADIVIYNTNIVPVGEDQKQHMELTRNLVERFNSRYNDVLVKPEIRMPKVGGRVMSLQDPTKKMSKSDDNQKNFISLLDEPNVAAKKIKSAVTDSDGIIKFDRDNKPGISNLLTIYSSLTNESIKDLEAKYENEGYGKFKTDLSEVVKEFLIDFQEKYNEFYNSDKLDDILDHGRDKAQKASFKTLKKMERAMGLGRKR; via the coding sequence ATGGAGACATTATTTTCAGGAATTCAACCCAGTGGTATCCCTACAATCGGTAATTATATTGGAGCATTAAAACAATTTGCAGATGTCCAAGATGATTACGATTGCTTCTTCTGTATTGTGGATCAGCACGCGATCACCGTACCACAAGATAAAATCAAATTGCGTAAACAAATACGTCAACTCGCAGCAATTTATTTAGCGTCAGGAATTGATCCAGATAAATCAACATTGTTCATTCAATCTGAAGTCCCTGCGCATGTACAAGCTGGTTGGATGTTCACTACGATTTCAAGCGTTGGTGAACTTGAACGTATGACTCAATATAAAGATAAAGCTCAAAAACGTACAGACGGTATCCCAGCAGGTCTATTAACATATCCTCCATTAATGGCTGCAGATATAGTGATTTATAATACCAATATTGTGCCAGTGGGAGAAGACCAAAAACAACATATGGAATTAACACGTAATTTAGTAGAACGTTTTAACAGTCGTTATAACGATGTATTAGTTAAACCAGAAATTCGCATGCCTAAAGTTGGTGGACGCGTAATGAGTTTACAAGACCCTACTAAAAAAATGAGTAAAAGTGATGATAACCAAAAAAACTTCATCTCATTATTAGATGAACCAAATGTCGCAGCTAAAAAAATCAAAAGTGCTGTAACTGACTCAGATGGTATTATTAAATTTGACCGTGACAATAAACCTGGTATTTCAAATTTATTAACTATTTATTCAAGCTTAACGAATGAATCTATTAAAGATTTAGAAGCTAAATACGAAAATGAGGGCTATGGTAAATTTAAAACTGATTTATCAGAAGTAGTGAAAGAATTCTTAATTGATTTCCAAGAAAAATATAATGAATTTTATAACTCAGACAAATTAGATGACATCTTAGACCATGGTCGTGATAAAGCGCAAAAAGCTTCATTCAAAACATTGAAAAAAATGGAACGTGCTATGGGACTAGGACGTAAAAGATAA
- the pepF gene encoding oligoendopeptidase F: MSQQLTRDEQERKYPEYTWDLTTIFESDDAFENALKEVEGYLGKEEQFKGHLGDSAETLYNALALDDEIETKLEKVYVYAHLKQDQDTSNDKYTGFESRAHQLIIKISSAWSFLVPEILQIDEDKLKSFINENEDLKRYEFDLKLINEKRPHILDAEKEKLLTEVQDALSTPENVYGMFSNADLEFEDAVDKDGNKHPLTQGTFIKYLESDDRELRQSAYNNVYKGYGSYNNTLGSTLAGEVKKNVFNARTHNYKSARERALSNNHIPEEVYDNLVKTVHKYLPLLHRYTQLRKELLGIEDLKMYDLYTPLVKDVKFEMPYKEAKDWMLKALEPMGEEYLNVVKEGLDNRWVDVYENKGKRSGGYSSGAHLTNPFILLNWSDTVSDLYTLVHEFGHSAHSYFSRKNQPSNSSDYSIFVAEVASTCNEALLSDYMDKHLDDEHRLLLLNQELERFRATLFRQTMFAEFEHKIHQIEEAGEPLTSTRMNEEYAKLNKQYFGDVVKTDDNISKEWSRIPHFYMNYYVYQYATGYSAAQSLSHQILAEGKPAVERYINEFLKKGSSNYPIEILKNAGVDMTTPEPIEQACEVFEQKLDAFEKLMKA; this comes from the coding sequence ATGAGTCAACAATTAACAAGAGATGAACAGGAACGTAAATATCCTGAATATACGTGGGATCTAACAACTATTTTCGAAAGTGATGATGCATTTGAAAATGCATTAAAAGAGGTTGAAGGCTATCTCGGAAAAGAAGAACAGTTTAAAGGTCATTTAGGCGACAGTGCTGAAACTTTATACAATGCATTAGCCTTAGATGATGAAATTGAGACTAAACTTGAAAAAGTCTATGTTTATGCACATTTAAAACAAGACCAAGATACATCAAATGATAAATATACTGGTTTTGAATCTCGCGCGCATCAGTTAATCATTAAAATTAGTTCTGCTTGGAGCTTTTTAGTGCCTGAAATTCTTCAAATAGATGAGGATAAATTGAAATCATTCATTAATGAGAATGAAGATTTAAAACGTTATGAATTTGATTTGAAATTGATCAATGAAAAACGTCCACATATCTTAGATGCTGAAAAGGAAAAATTATTAACAGAAGTGCAAGATGCTTTATCTACACCTGAAAATGTTTACGGTATGTTTAGTAATGCTGATTTAGAATTTGAAGATGCAGTAGATAAAGATGGAAATAAACATCCACTAACGCAAGGTACTTTTATTAAATACTTAGAATCTGATGATCGTGAATTACGCCAATCTGCATATAATAATGTATATAAAGGTTATGGTTCATACAATAATACTTTAGGTTCAACTTTAGCTGGGGAAGTTAAAAAGAACGTTTTTAATGCTCGTACACATAACTACAAATCAGCTCGTGAACGTGCTTTAAGTAATAACCATATTCCAGAAGAAGTATATGATAACTTAGTTAAAACTGTGCACAAATACTTACCTTTATTGCATAGATATACGCAATTACGTAAAGAACTTTTAGGTATTGAAGATTTAAAAATGTATGACTTATATACACCATTAGTTAAAGACGTTAAATTTGAAATGCCATATAAAGAAGCAAAAGACTGGATGTTAAAAGCGTTAGAACCAATGGGTGAAGAATATTTAAACGTTGTTAAAGAAGGTCTTGATAATCGTTGGGTTGATGTTTACGAGAATAAAGGTAAACGTTCAGGTGGTTACTCATCAGGTGCTCACTTAACAAATCCATTTATTTTATTAAATTGGTCAGATACTGTGTCTGATTTATACACACTTGTACATGAATTTGGTCACTCAGCACATAGTTACTTTAGTCGCAAAAACCAACCATCTAATTCTAGTGATTATTCTATTTTCGTAGCAGAAGTTGCTTCTACATGCAATGAAGCATTATTAAGTGATTACATGGACAAACATTTAGACGACGAACATCGTCTATTATTATTAAACCAAGAATTAGAAAGATTTAGAGCAACATTATTCCGTCAAACAATGTTTGCAGAATTTGAACATAAAATTCATCAAATTGAAGAAGCGGGCGAACCATTAACATCTACACGTATGAATGAAGAATACGCTAAATTAAATAAACAATATTTTGGTGATGTAGTGAAAACTGATGACAACATCAGTAAAGAATGGTCTCGTATTCCTCATTTCTACATGAATTATTATGTATACCAATATGCAACTGGATATAGTGCAGCTCAAAGTTTAAGTCATCAAATTCTAGCAGAAGGCAAACCAGCTGTAGAAAGATACATAAATGAATTCTTGAAAAAAGGTAGTTCAAATTACCCAATTGAAATCCTTAAAAATGCTGGTGTAGACATGACTACTCCAGAGCCAATCGAACAAGCTTGCGAAGTATTTGAACAAAAATTAGACGCATTTGAAAAACTTATGAAAGCGTAA
- a CDS encoding GTP pyrophosphokinase family protein, producing MNQWDQFLTPYKQAVDELKVKLKGLRKQYEVGEHASPIEFVTGRVKPITSIIDKANKRGIPFDRLREEMYDIAGLRMMCQFVDDIDVVVNMLRQRQDFKVVEERDYINNTKQSGYRSYHVIIEYPIETLNGQKSILAEIQIRTLAMNFWATIEHTLRYKYDGDYPAEIQHRLERAAEAAYLLDEEMSEIKEEIQEAQKYYSQKRAKKHD from the coding sequence ATGAATCAATGGGATCAATTTTTAACACCATATAAACAAGCAGTTGATGAGTTAAAGGTGAAGCTTAAAGGTTTGCGTAAACAATATGAAGTTGGAGAACATGCCTCACCCATTGAATTTGTAACGGGCCGTGTTAAGCCAATTACAAGCATTATTGATAAGGCAAATAAAAGGGGAATCCCATTTGATCGATTGCGTGAAGAAATGTACGATATTGCGGGACTACGAATGATGTGTCAATTTGTTGATGACATAGATGTGGTTGTCAACATGTTGCGTCAACGTCAAGATTTCAAAGTCGTAGAAGAAAGAGACTATATTAATAATACTAAACAAAGTGGATATCGTTCTTATCACGTGATTATTGAATATCCAATTGAAACGTTAAATGGTCAAAAGTCGATTTTAGCTGAAATTCAAATTCGTACATTAGCGATGAATTTCTGGGCGACTATTGAACATACGTTACGTTATAAATATGATGGAGATTATCCTGCTGAAATTCAGCATCGTCTTGAACGCGCTGCAGAAGCGGCTTATCTATTAGATGAAGAGATGTCTGAGATTAAGGAAGAAATTCAAGAAGCACAGAAATATTATTCTCAAAAACGTGCTAAAAAACATGACTAA